From Candidatus Zymogenus saltonus, one genomic window encodes:
- a CDS encoding NAD(P)-binding protein gives MKKDVTIIGAGLSGMTAGIILAREGYKVNILDAEKKIGGSPKLHPSVHTTPCQLEELIDYVGFDLNEGFIKCDPYPRFYYKKKLLKFPPYVKHNTAYSVERGPRPTSIDNHLFRIAVDAGVVFDFGKRMKFEDLKPGTILATGLNPKGYEKLRIEYRKIYGYWSSREIKAKNASAEVFMGPFTNDYGYTSQVNGLDYSLLFSHREITKKDLADYLKMLDAVGIEKYPTPWIKEEMGIPAEPKLFMNDLVLAGTLSGMIEPFWGYGIVGAIISGGIAAKTVINPEAGIADYNMFTRGFKKKMLRRDKFSNQSDFMRGFLTKAGLYYARLQCVFNKKLAQSPREPLRWFR, from the coding sequence ATAATACTGGCGCGGGAGGGCTACAAAGTCAATATCTTGGATGCGGAAAAGAAGATCGGCGGGTCGCCCAAGCTCCACCCCTCAGTCCATACGACGCCTTGTCAGCTCGAGGAGCTGATCGACTACGTCGGCTTCGACCTGAACGAGGGCTTCATAAAGTGCGACCCCTACCCCAGGTTCTACTACAAGAAGAAGCTTTTGAAGTTCCCCCCATACGTTAAGCACAACACCGCCTACAGCGTCGAGCGGGGGCCGAGACCCACATCCATCGACAACCACCTCTTCAGGATCGCGGTGGACGCGGGCGTGGTATTCGACTTCGGAAAGAGGATGAAGTTCGAAGACCTCAAGCCCGGGACGATCTTGGCGACCGGACTTAACCCGAAAGGGTACGAAAAGCTGAGGATCGAGTACCGGAAGATATACGGCTACTGGTCATCGAGGGAGATAAAGGCAAAAAACGCCTCGGCGGAGGTCTTCATGGGGCCCTTCACGAACGACTACGGCTATACTTCCCAGGTAAACGGCCTGGACTACTCGCTCCTCTTCTCCCACAGGGAGATAACCAAAAAAGACCTCGCCGATTACCTGAAGATGCTCGACGCCGTGGGGATCGAGAAATATCCTACGCCGTGGATTAAGGAGGAGATGGGTATACCCGCCGAGCCGAAGCTCTTCATGAACGACCTGGTTCTCGCCGGGACGCTTTCGGGGATGATCGAGCCGTTCTGGGGCTACGGGATCGTCGGCGCGATAATATCGGGTGGGATCGCGGCGAAGACCGTGATCAACCCGGAAGCCGGAATCGCCGACTACAATATGTTCACGAGGGGCTTCAAGAAGAAGATGCTCCGCCGCGACAAGTTCTCCAACCAGTCAGACTTCATGCGGGGATTTTTAACGAAGGCGGGCCTCTACTACGCCCGGCTCCAGTGCGTCTTCAACAAGAAGCTTGCCCAAAGCCCGAGAGAGCCGCTGAGGTGGTTTCGGTGA